One window from the genome of Hydra vulgaris chromosome 02, alternate assembly HydraT2T_AEP encodes:
- the LOC136076604 gene encoding uncharacterized protein LOC136076604, whose protein sequence is MIYIKLINQVIFQVILKMQCCMSLNKNSIIRKTITIEFLSGGPRPICLTVTPKAYKESASCSSSTLRKRHRFLMQSNHQVGNSNDSQIIQTAVMLKSFDDNQKSKLLESAKIGIVEYTAEELVAFKADVGIPWNKLKTLTRWLNSKNINTASNIKQRVVANDLAGSDLVVLDSDFIFQNINNKLVFEIKLTPWAYIDNLPKNIEIMLNILESYNLIKHDGIKK, encoded by the exons atgatttatataaagttaataaatcaaGTCATATTCCAAGTGATATTGAAGATGCAGTGTTGcatgtcattaaacaaaaactcgATAATTcgaaaaacaattacaatagaATTTCTATCTGGTGGGCCAAGa CCCATTTGTTTAACTGTTACACCTAAAGCTTACAAGGAAAGTGCATCTTGCAGCAGCAGTACACTGAGAAAAAGACACAGATTCCTGATGCAATCTAATCATCAAGTTGGAAATTCAAATGATTCGCAAATAATACAAACAGCAGTTATGCTAAAATCATTTgatgacaatcaaaaaagtaaattgttaGAAAGTGCTAAGATTGGAATAGTTGAATATACTGCAGAAGAATTGGTTGCTTTTAAGGCTGACGTAGGAATACCGTGgaataaactaaaaactttgactag GTggttaaattcaaaaaatattaacactgCTTCAAACATTAAACAAAGAGTAGTTGCAAATGACTTGGCAGGGAGTGATCTTGTTGTGTTAGAttcagattttatttttcaaaatataaataataagttagtTTTTGAAATCAAACTTACTCCCTGGGCATATATAGACAATCTgcctaaaaatattgaaattatgcTAAATATTCTTGAAAG ttataacttaataaaacacgatggaataaaaaaatga
- the LOC136076282 gene encoding uncharacterized protein LOC136076282 yields the protein MADYDATSIVTDKPKKRKKNGSKKDIAKKQRLSSHVTGPDCKCIRLKCFQTVKEENRALLLESFNALPTKDAQDSYLASLITVAEISRKRPQKEEPKSANNHSYQYKVFLKSTDDVDPDSFAYVCFQAFISIFGIKKGRLETIKRSLATTGLPPVDGRGKHGSHHKISDELRQRIRDHISSFRGRQSHYSQEKTRRLYLPEELSISKMFDLYQEKWPGDSLVYESYRLIFNNDFNIGFGYPRTDTCSACDQFLAKIEIATKTLESDPTNEVLIRDLKQLKFQKDLHQRKADTFYQRKRDAKRRAKITPHLEAFTFDYQKNVNLPNKSTNDFYYNRKLTYQSFNIHQLSTDDVFLYCYDETVARKGSDEVASFLYDLITTKVSKEVTHLELFCDSCSGQNKNFTLIRFLDYMVHHRKRFTSVTVTFPERGHSYMECDRDMGPVNTKSCASVPEDWIKIFSEARKHPTPFNVTDVKQDLVKNFSGFLRPLYKKGCPFPTRPIREMVFNKDEGPGTVCHRDSWNGIFLKTNIIVPTRKNNFSVCTAVPVALYEDRLAISAAKYKDIQVLKKFTTNEAFYDALPYDDKVEDEGQDQ from the exons ATGGCTGACTACGATGCTACATCTATTGTTACAGACAAGccaaaaaagagaaagaaaaatgGCAGTAAGAAAGACATAGCAAAGAAACAGAGGTTGTCATCTCATGTAACTGGCCCTGACTGTAAATGTATAAGACTTAAATGCTTTCAAACAGTCAAAGAAGAGAATAGAGCTTTGCTCCTCGAGTCATTCAATGCATTACCAACAAAGGATGCTCAG GATTCCTATCTTGCTTCACTGATTACAGTCGCGGAGATTAGCCGAAAAAGACCTCAAAAGGAAGAGCCTAAAAGTGCAAACAATCACAGCTATCAATATAAAGTATTCCTGAAGAGTACAGATGATGTTGACCCAGATTCATTTGCCTATGTTTGCTTTCAAGCCTTCATCTCCATCTTTGGAATTAAGAAAGGGAGACTTGAGACTATCAAGAGAAGTCTTGCTACTACAG GCCTGCCTCCTGTTGATGGACGAGGAAAGCATGGCAGTCATCACAAAATATCTGATGAACTGCGGCAGAGAATAAGAGACCACATCTCTTCGTTTAGGGGTCGGCAGTCTCATTACTCACAAGAGAAGACGAGACGGCTGTACCTGCCAGAAGAACTCAGCATCTCCAAGATGTTTGATTTATATCAAGAGAAGTGGCCAGGAGACAGTTTAGTGTATGAGTCATACAGGCTTATATTCAACAACGATTTTAACATTGGCTTTGGGTACCCAAGAACCGACACTTGCTCAGCCTGCGACCAGTTCTTGGCAAAAATAGAAATTGCTACAAAGACTCTTGAATCAGACCCAACAAATGAAGTCCTCATAAGGGACCTGAAgcagttaaaatttcaaaaagatctCCACCAGCGAAAGGCTGACACATTCTACCAGAGAAAAAGAGACGCTAAGCGAAGGGCCAAGATTACACCTCATCTTGAGGCCTTTACGTTTGACTACCAAAAAAATGTCAACCTACCCAACAAGTCCACCAATGACTTTTACTACAACAGAAAGCTCACATACCAATCATTTAACATTCACCAACTATCAACTgatgatgtttttctttactGCTATGATGAGACTGTCGCTAGAAAAGGTTCAGATGAGGTGGCTTCTTTCCTGTATGACCTCATCACAACCAAGGTCAGCAAAGAGGTTACTCACCTTGAACTATTCTGCGATTCCTGCTCAGGACAGAATAAGAACTTTACCCTGATTCGGTTTTTAGATTATATGGTGCACCATAGAAAAAGGTTTACCTCAGTGACAGTGACATTCCCTGAGCGCGGACATTCTTATATGGAGTGTGACAGGGACATGGGTCCAGTAAATACAAAGTCTTGTGCTAGTGTTCCAGAAGActggataaaaatatttagtgaaGCACGAAAACATCCTACACCATTTAACGTGACTGATGTTAAACAGGATCTGGTCAAAAACTTCTCCGGCTTTCTAAGGCCATTGTATAAGAAAGGCTGCCCGTTCCCCACGCGCCCCATTCGGGAAATGGTTTTTAACAAGGATGAAGGTCCAGGGACCGTTTGTCACAGAGACTCATGGAACGGTATTTTCTTGAAAACAAACATCATTGTTCCGAcgagaaaaaacaatttttcagtatgCACAGCAGTGCCAGTAGCTTTGTATGAAGACAGACTGGCTATATCAGCTGCAAAGTACAAAGACATCCAAGTCCTCAAAAAATTTACCACCAATGAGGCATTCTATGATGCTCTGCCGTATGACGATAAAGTTGAAGATGAGGGTCAAGACCAGTGA